The Cervus canadensis isolate Bull #8, Minnesota chromosome X, ASM1932006v1, whole genome shotgun sequence genome contains a region encoding:
- the MORF4L2 gene encoding mortality factor 4-like protein 2, protein MSSRKQGSQTRGHQSAEEDNFKKPTRSNMQRSKMRGTSGKKTAGPQQKNLEAALPGRWGGRSAENPPSGSVRKTRKNKQKTPGNGDGGSTSEAPQPPRKKRARADPTVESEDAFKNRMEVKVKIPEELKPWLVEDWDLVTRQKQLFQLPAKKNVDTILEEYANCKRSQGNVDNKEYAVNEVVGGIKEYFNVMLGTQLLYKFERPQYAEILLAHPDAPMSQVYGAPHLLRLFVRIGAMLAYTPLDEKSLALLLGYLHDFLKYLAKNAASLFTASDYKVASAEYHRKAL, encoded by the coding sequence ATGAGTTCCAGAAAGCAGGGTTCTCAAACTCGTGGACACCAATCTGCCGAAGAAGACAATTTCAAAAAACCAACTAGAAGCAACATGCAAAGAAGTAAAATGAGAGGGACATCTGGAAAGAAGACAGCTGGTCCCCAGCAGAAGAATCTGGAAGCAGCACTCCCAGGCAGATGGGGGGGTCGCTCTGCTGAGAACCCTCCATCAGGATCGGTGAGGAAGACCAGAAAGAACAAACAGAAGACCCCTGGGAACGGAGATGGTGGCAGCACCAGCGAAGCACCCCAGCCACCTCGGAAGAAAAGGGCCCGGGCAGACCCCACAGTTGAAAGTGAGGATGCTTTTAAGAATAGAATGGAAGTTAAGGTGAAGATTCCAGAAGAATTAAAACCATGGCTTGTTGAGGACTGGGACTTAGTCACCAGGCAGAAGCAACTTTTCCAACTCCCAGCCAAGAAAAACGTGGATACTATTTTGGAAGAATACGCCAACTGCAAAAGATCACAAGGCAATGTTGACAACAAGGAGTATGCAGTTAATGAGGTGGTGGGAGGGATAAAAGAGTATTTCAACGTGATGTTGGGCACCCAGCTGCTCTACAAATTTGAGAGGCCCCAGTATGCTGAAATTCTCTTGGCTCACCCTGATGCGCCAATGTCCCAGGTTTATGGGGCACCACACCTCCTGAGATTATTTGTAAGAATTGGGGCAATGTTGGCATACACACCCCTTGATGAGAAGAGCCTTGCATTATTGTTGGGCTATTTGCATGATTTCCTGAAATACCTGGCAAAAAATGCTGCGTCTCTGTTCACTGCCAGTGATTATAAAGTGGCTTCTGCTGAGTACCACCGCAAAGCCCTGTGA